From Thermus albus, one genomic window encodes:
- the amrB gene encoding AmmeMemoRadiSam system protein B: MERIRLREPQITPIEGGFLVSDPYGVFSKPLALTEGGLFLLSLLEGRTLEEVQEEVFKAHGVLVPKKELEELLKALEEAGLLLTGEVERRLKEEEDKLKKERPMRLSGLSYPAGQEEAKAFLEAFRASFPGEAGPRPEVLLLPHLEPSRVPEVYGAALAALESLPPPERLYLVGVAHRPLTEKAAALPVPFHTPFGPALPDLPALQALDTLLPYELFNTPLAFREEHSLELPLFFLKGVFPEAKVLPLLVGRGSPQLGEALRVVLRDYPGLVVLAVDLSHVGPRFGDPPLSRTLAEEARRRDLGFLERLSQGEPEAALAHLGNNPTRIDGVEVVRSLAPLLLGREGQVLAYRLDLEAPTLSAVGAGTLAL; this comes from the coding sequence ATGGAGCGGATACGCCTGCGGGAACCCCAGATCACCCCTATTGAGGGGGGGTTTCTGGTTTCCGACCCCTACGGGGTCTTCTCCAAACCCCTGGCCCTTACGGAAGGAGGGCTTTTTCTCCTCTCCCTCCTGGAGGGACGCACCCTGGAGGAGGTGCAGGAGGAGGTATTTAAAGCCCACGGGGTACTGGTACCTAAGAAGGAGTTGGAGGAGCTGCTCAAGGCCTTGGAGGAGGCCGGGCTCCTCCTTACCGGGGAGGTGGAGAGGCGGCTTAAGGAGGAAGAGGACAAGCTGAAAAAGGAGCGCCCCATGCGCCTTTCGGGCCTCTCCTACCCTGCCGGGCAGGAGGAGGCCAAAGCCTTCCTCGAGGCCTTCCGGGCCAGCTTCCCTGGGGAAGCCGGGCCCCGCCCCGAGGTCCTCCTCCTACCCCACCTGGAACCCAGCCGGGTGCCCGAGGTCTACGGGGCCGCCTTGGCGGCCCTGGAAAGCCTGCCTCCGCCGGAACGCCTCTACCTGGTGGGGGTGGCCCACCGGCCCCTCACGGAAAAGGCCGCGGCCCTTCCCGTTCCCTTCCACACCCCCTTCGGCCCCGCCCTCCCCGACCTCCCTGCCCTCCAGGCCTTAGACACCCTCCTCCCCTACGAGCTTTTCAACACACCCCTGGCCTTCCGGGAGGAGCACAGCCTGGAGCTTCCCCTCTTCTTCCTCAAGGGCGTCTTTCCAGAGGCCAAGGTTCTCCCCCTTCTGGTGGGCCGGGGAAGCCCCCAGTTAGGCGAGGCCCTGAGGGTGGTCTTAAGGGACTATCCTGGCCTGGTGGTACTGGCGGTGGACCTTTCCCATGTGGGACCCCGGTTTGGGGACCCACCCCTATCCCGCACCCTGGCGGAGGAGGCAAGGAGGCGGGACTTAGGGTTCCTGGAAAGGCTTTCCCAGGGGGAACCGGAAGCCGCCTTGGCCCACCTGGGAAACAACCCCACCCGCATTGACGGGGTGGAGGTGGTGCGAAGCCTAGCCCCCCTCCTCTTAGGACGGGAGGGCCAGGTCCTGGCCTATCGCCTGGACCTCGAGGCCCCCACCCTCTCCGCGGTGGGAGCGGGGACCCTGGCCCTTTAG
- a CDS encoding HDIG domain-containing metalloprotein, with the protein MLRPIAHRDFPFYTPKGAIPVGGALRDLLLGKRPWDLDFAAPEPVRAAEEAQGHLGGTLFPLDPERGQYRLVTGKLVLDFSPLEGSLEEDLLKRDFRLNALAWKGGRVWGLKGVEDDLRKKVLVPVREENLYQDSLRSLRAVRLAASLGLGLPGKTRNALSRHARFLREHPEALPARERVKEELTRLLLSPRAAWGLHVLERVGLLDPYLPELRLLVGLEQGGVHHLDAWRHTLSVVFHLLWLWPEAPLEARLAALFHDVGKPLTRRFDPQVGRFRFLGHAEVGAEMAKAALLWLRFPKEAVEKVEALVRRHMDRLPDEAKALRRFLFRRKDLLPHLVYLMAADRLGTRGVEEEAWGVLEAHQKALAQPLPTRPLLSGQEVMALLSLRPGPLVGKALEALLLAQVEGRVTTPEEARAYLLYWKGHGADTPAGTPDHPY; encoded by the coding sequence GTGCTTCGCCCGATCGCCCATAGGGACTTTCCCTTTTATACCCCCAAGGGGGCCATCCCCGTGGGGGGTGCTTTACGGGACCTTCTTCTGGGGAAAAGGCCCTGGGACCTGGACTTCGCGGCCCCCGAACCCGTGCGGGCGGCGGAGGAAGCCCAAGGGCACCTTGGGGGCACCCTTTTCCCCTTGGACCCCGAGCGGGGCCAGTACCGCCTGGTGACGGGAAAGCTTGTCCTGGACTTCTCCCCCCTGGAAGGCAGCCTGGAGGAAGACCTTCTTAAGCGGGATTTCCGCCTGAATGCCCTGGCCTGGAAGGGGGGGCGGGTGTGGGGGCTAAAGGGCGTGGAGGACGACCTTAGGAAAAAGGTCCTGGTCCCAGTGCGGGAGGAAAACCTCTACCAAGACAGCCTTAGAAGCCTAAGGGCGGTGCGTCTGGCAGCCAGCCTAGGCCTTGGCCTGCCCGGGAAAACCCGCAACGCCCTTTCCCGCCACGCCCGCTTCCTCAGAGAGCACCCCGAAGCCCTGCCGGCCCGGGAACGGGTAAAGGAGGAGCTCACCCGCCTCCTCCTATCCCCGCGGGCGGCTTGGGGTCTACACGTATTGGAAAGGGTGGGGCTTTTGGACCCTTATCTTCCCGAACTCCGCCTTTTGGTGGGACTGGAGCAAGGAGGGGTCCACCACCTGGACGCCTGGCGGCATACCCTTTCCGTGGTCTTCCACCTCCTTTGGCTTTGGCCGGAGGCGCCTTTGGAGGCCCGGCTGGCCGCCCTTTTCCACGACGTGGGCAAGCCCTTAACCCGCCGCTTTGACCCCCAGGTGGGCCGCTTCCGCTTCCTGGGGCATGCGGAGGTGGGGGCGGAGATGGCCAAGGCCGCCCTCCTTTGGCTCCGTTTTCCCAAGGAGGCCGTGGAAAAGGTGGAGGCTTTGGTGCGCCGCCACATGGACCGGTTACCGGACGAGGCCAAAGCCCTGCGGCGCTTCCTCTTCCGCCGAAAGGACCTTCTGCCCCACCTGGTCTACCTCATGGCCGCAGACCGCCTGGGCACAAGGGGGGTGGAGGAGGAGGCCTGGGGGGTCTTGGAAGCCCATCAAAAGGCCTTAGCTCAGCCCCTGCCCACCCGTCCCCTCCTTTCCGGGCAGGAGGTGATGGCCCTCCTTTCCCTAAGGCCCGGCCCCCTGGTGGGAAAGGCCCTGGAAGCCCTCCTCTTGGCCCAGGTGGAAGGACGGGTGACAACCCCAGAGGAGGCCAGGGCCTATCTCCTATATTGGAAGGGCCATGGAGCGGATACGCCTGCGGGAACCCCAGATCACCCCTATTGA
- the coaE gene encoding dephospho-CoA kinase (Dephospho-CoA kinase (CoaE) performs the final step in coenzyme A biosynthesis.), with product MGDRAKHPIIIGITGNIGSGKSTVASLLRAWGYPVLDLDELAQRARENKKEELKRIFPEAFKGEELDRRALAQVVFSDPERLKALEDLLHPEIRRLLAQELAQLKAPLVFLEIPLLFEKGWEARLDGTLLVVAPLEERIRRVMERSGFSREEVLAREKAQMPEEEKRRRATWILQNRGGFGELEEGLREILTRIRERFGLS from the coding sequence ATGGGCGATCGGGCGAAGCACCCCATTATTATCGGCATCACCGGGAATATCGGCAGTGGCAAAAGCACGGTGGCTTCCCTCTTGCGGGCCTGGGGATACCCGGTGTTGGACCTGGACGAGCTGGCCCAAAGGGCCAGGGAGAACAAGAAGGAGGAACTGAAAAGGATTTTCCCGGAGGCCTTTAAGGGGGAGGAGCTGGACCGAAGGGCCCTTGCCCAGGTGGTCTTTTCCGATCCCGAACGGCTAAAGGCCCTGGAGGACCTCCTCCACCCGGAGATCCGCCGGCTTTTGGCCCAGGAGCTTGCCCAGCTTAAGGCTCCTTTGGTCTTCCTGGAGATCCCCCTTCTTTTTGAAAAGGGGTGGGAGGCCCGCCTGGATGGGACCCTTTTGGTGGTCGCCCCCCTGGAGGAGCGCATCCGGCGGGTGATGGAGCGCTCTGGGTTTTCCCGGGAGGAGGTCTTGGCCCGGGAGAAGGCCCAGATGCCCGAGGAGGAGAAGAGGAGGCGGGCCACCTGGATTTTGCAGAACCGGGGGGGATTCGGGGAGTTGGAGGAGGGGCTAAGGGAGATTCTTACCCGCATCCGGGAGCGCTTTGGGCTAAGCTAG
- a CDS encoding SDR family oxidoreductase, with translation MRVALVSGASRGIGEAIARALHGKGYRVGLLARDENRLQALAAELGEGALAFPGDVRSSADWQRAVAGLLQAYGRLDLLVNNAGIGLQKPISELSEEELRQVLEVNLVGPFLGLKAALPALLASKGTVVNIGSLAGKNAFKGGAAYNASKFGLLGLMGAAMLELREEGVRVVNILPGSVDTGFAGNAVGASWKLSPLDVAQAVVFAAEMPERALVSEMELRPTHTAPKGG, from the coding sequence ATGCGGGTGGCCTTGGTATCGGGGGCAAGCCGGGGGATCGGGGAGGCCATCGCCCGGGCCCTCCACGGGAAGGGGTACCGGGTGGGCCTCTTGGCCCGGGACGAAAATCGGCTTCAGGCCTTGGCGGCGGAGCTGGGGGAAGGGGCCTTGGCCTTTCCTGGCGATGTGCGGTCTTCGGCGGATTGGCAGCGGGCGGTGGCGGGCCTTTTGCAGGCCTATGGCCGGCTGGACCTCCTGGTGAATAACGCCGGCATCGGTCTGCAAAAGCCCATTTCTGAGCTAAGCGAGGAGGAGCTCCGCCAGGTTTTGGAGGTGAACCTGGTGGGTCCCTTTTTGGGCCTCAAGGCGGCCTTGCCGGCCCTCTTGGCCTCCAAGGGCACGGTGGTGAACATCGGGAGCCTGGCGGGCAAAAACGCCTTCAAGGGCGGGGCCGCCTACAACGCCAGCAAGTTTGGCCTTCTGGGCCTTATGGGGGCGGCCATGCTGGAGCTTAGGGAGGAAGGGGTGCGGGTGGTGAACATCCTTCCAGGCTCGGTGGACACGGGCTTTGCCGGCAATGCGGTGGGCGCCTCCTGGAAGCTTTCCCCTCTTGATGTGGCCCAGGCGGTGGTCTTTGCGGCAGAGATGCCGGAGAGGGCCTTGGTGAGCGAGATGGAGCTCCGCCCCACCCATACCGCGCCCAAGGGGGGCTAA
- a CDS encoding SufE family protein, translating into MALPKKLQEALDLIRTLPKELKAQVLLDYAKKVPTPPQEVELERVHECQTPFFLKAEVEEGRVRLYFFVPDEAPTVRAFAGLLKEGLEGEPPETVLAVPPTFYQGAGLEELLTPLRLRGLEAALLRLQDQVRRAL; encoded by the coding sequence ATGGCCTTGCCCAAGAAGCTGCAGGAAGCTTTGGACCTGATCCGCACCTTGCCCAAGGAGCTCAAAGCCCAGGTCCTCCTGGACTACGCCAAGAAGGTGCCCACCCCGCCCCAGGAAGTGGAGTTGGAACGGGTACACGAGTGCCAGACCCCTTTCTTCCTTAAGGCGGAGGTGGAGGAGGGCAGGGTTAGGCTTTACTTCTTTGTTCCCGATGAAGCCCCCACGGTGAGGGCCTTTGCGGGCCTGCTGAAGGAGGGCCTCGAGGGCGAGCCTCCCGAGACCGTGCTGGCGGTACCCCCCACCTTTTACCAGGGGGCGGGGCTGGAGGAGCTCCTCACCCCCTTGCGCCTAAGGGGCCTCGAGGCGGCCCTTTTGCGGCTGCAAGACCAAGTGCGAAGGGCCTTATAG
- a CDS encoding glycerol-3-phosphate acyltransferase: protein MFLAFLLGYFLGSFPVAYWFGALRGRNLLREGSGNPGALNAYRVLGLVPGLLVLLLDVFKGVLAVALGEGMAGSPLGGLAGGVGAVWGHTFSPWLAFRGGKGLATGAGVLFAVDPRLLLGSFLLFALLQVLFRKPYRVALAIAVAQPLLAAFLHPSFAFLLFGLGLGLPVALRHLRDWDR from the coding sequence ATGTTCCTGGCCTTCCTCCTGGGCTACTTCCTGGGAAGCTTTCCCGTGGCCTACTGGTTCGGGGCCCTTAGGGGAAGAAACCTCCTAAGGGAAGGCTCGGGCAACCCCGGGGCCCTGAACGCCTACCGGGTCTTAGGGCTGGTGCCTGGCCTTCTGGTTCTCCTCCTGGACGTCTTTAAGGGTGTTCTGGCGGTGGCCTTAGGGGAGGGGATGGCGGGGAGTCCCTTGGGGGGTCTGGCCGGAGGGGTGGGGGCGGTGTGGGGCCATACCTTTTCGCCCTGGCTGGCCTTCCGTGGCGGCAAGGGCCTGGCCACGGGGGCTGGGGTGCTTTTTGCCGTGGATCCCCGCTTGCTTTTGGGTTCCTTCCTTCTTTTTGCCCTTCTCCAAGTCCTGTTCCGAAAGCCTTACCGGGTGGCTTTGGCCATAGCCGTGGCCCAACCCCTCCTGGCGGCTTTTCTTCACCCCTCGTTCGCCTTCCTCCTCTTCGGCCTAGGGCTTGGCCTTCCCGTGGCCCTGCGCCATCTTAGGGATTGGGACCGTTAG
- a CDS encoding branched-chain amino acid ABC transporter permease — MYRLAKQLTDAFSRRFARAVRETYGEDEAYASTPLGRLALGVFLLLLLLLSFLLSPYPMYVATLVAIGALSALGLHLLVGGAGQISLGHAAFMGVGAYTASHLVGLLAPVGILLGGGIAALFGLVLGLPSLRIKGVYLAIATLAFQFLADYVFKNWEAVTGGIRGRTLPPAGLFGLSLDTPERLWYLVLLFALPLFFYAKRLLMTRAGRAFMAVRDNDLSARVAGVDLVRVKLLAFALSAFYAGVAGGLLAQLYKAVTPEYFPLSVSIQYLAMVIVGGAGTVLGAVLGAFFVLLIPEVLNSLVGALGPQYAATLAAWRNVVFGLLILIFLILEPLGLVGLWGRIRNYFRTWPLPY; from the coding sequence ATGTATCGCCTTGCCAAACAGCTGACCGATGCCTTCAGCCGGCGCTTCGCCCGGGCGGTGCGGGAAACCTACGGGGAGGACGAGGCCTACGCCAGCACGCCCCTGGGGCGCTTGGCCTTGGGGGTCTTCCTGCTTCTCCTCCTTCTCCTGTCTTTTCTTCTCTCCCCCTACCCCATGTACGTGGCCACCCTGGTGGCCATCGGGGCCTTAAGCGCCCTGGGCCTGCACCTTCTGGTGGGAGGTGCGGGGCAGATATCCTTGGGCCACGCCGCCTTCATGGGGGTTGGGGCCTACACCGCAAGCCATCTCGTTGGCCTATTGGCCCCCGTGGGCATCCTGCTTGGGGGCGGGATCGCCGCTCTCTTTGGCCTGGTCCTAGGCCTTCCCTCCCTGCGCATCAAAGGGGTGTACCTGGCCATCGCCACCCTGGCCTTCCAGTTTCTGGCGGACTACGTGTTCAAAAACTGGGAGGCGGTGACGGGAGGGATCCGGGGACGCACCCTGCCCCCTGCCGGGCTTTTCGGCCTCTCCCTGGACACCCCGGAAAGGCTATGGTACCTGGTCCTCCTCTTCGCCCTGCCCCTTTTCTTCTATGCCAAGCGCCTTCTCATGACCCGGGCGGGCCGGGCCTTCATGGCGGTGCGGGACAACGACCTCTCCGCCCGGGTGGCCGGGGTTGACCTGGTGCGGGTGAAGCTTCTGGCCTTCGCCCTCTCCGCCTTCTACGCCGGGGTGGCGGGGGGGCTTTTGGCCCAGCTTTACAAGGCGGTGACCCCCGAGTACTTCCCTCTTTCCGTGAGCATCCAGTACCTGGCCATGGTGATCGTGGGCGGGGCAGGCACGGTGCTGGGGGCGGTTTTGGGGGCCTTTTTCGTGCTCCTGATCCCCGAGGTTCTGAATAGCCTGGTGGGGGCCCTGGGACCCCAGTACGCCGCCACCTTGGCCGCCTGGCGCAACGTGGTCTTCGGTCTTCTCATCCTGATCTTCCTGATCCTGGAACCCTTGGGGCTTGTGGGGCTATGGGGAAGGATCCGCAACTACTTCCGCACCTGGCCCCTGCCCTACTAA